A single region of the Triticum dicoccoides isolate Atlit2015 ecotype Zavitan chromosome 2B, WEW_v2.0, whole genome shotgun sequence genome encodes:
- the LOC119362400 gene encoding vacuolar-sorting receptor 1-like has protein sequence MGGRSSPAGWRRRAPPPPPLLLLLVSVLALATVVEGRFVVEKNSLRVTSPAALRGVYECAIGNFGMPQYGGTMHGVVVYPKANTKACKPFADFGLSFNPKAGGLPVFLLVDRGDCYFTTKGWNAQTAGAAAVLVADDRAEPLITMDTPESSGKEHLENITVPSALVSKRFGDDLKTALENGDMVNVLLDWRESLPHPDERVEYEFWTNSNDECGAKCDMQMSFVRDFRGVAQVLEQRGYTQFAPHYITWYCPEAFVLSAQCRSQCINHGRYCAPDPEQDFTTGYDGKDVVVQNLIQICLFKVANESRKPWLWWDYVHDFAIRCPMKEKKYTTDCAHGVIKSLGMDIDKITQCVGDPDADEDNPVLKAEQDAQIGHGARGDVTILPTFVVNNRQYRGKLDKRAVLRAICSGFEETTEPDICLTQDIQTNQCLENNGGCWLDKNTNFTACKDTFRGRVCECPVVNGVKFVGDGYTHCEASGVGRCQINNGGCWKETRNGKSVSACSNEQAKGCKCPQGFKGDGVHGCEDVDECKERLFCQCKDCSCENTWGSYECGCGGSNMLYMREHDTCISKVATSSVGWGFMWVIFFGLGFAGVGAYAVYKYRLRSYMDSEIRAIMAQYMPLENQETSSHQRHVDHADI, from the exons atgggagGGAGATCGTCGCCGGCGGGGTGGCGGcgacgtgcgccgccgccgccgccgcttcttcttcttctcgtgtcGGTGCTGGCGCTCGCGACGGTGGTGGAGGGGAGGTTCGTGGTGGAGAAGAACAGCCTGCGGGTGACGTCGCCGGCGGCGCTGCGGGGCGTGTACGAGTGCGCCATCGGCAACTTCGGGATGCCGCAGTACGGGGGCACCATGCACGGCGTCGTCGTCTACCCCAAGGCCAACACCAAGGCCTGCAAGCCCTTCGCCGACTTCGGCCTCTCCTTCAACCCCAAGGCCGGCGGCCtccccgtcttcctcctcgtcgACCGCGGAG ACTGCTACTTCACAACCAAGGGGTGGAACGCGCAGACGGCGGGAGCGGCGGCGGTGCTCGTCGCCGACGACAGGGCAGAGCCCCTCATCACAATGGACACCCCAGAGTCCAGCGGCAAGGAGCACCTGGAGAACATCACCGTGCCCTCAGCCCTGGTCTCCAAGCGCTTCGGCGACGACCTGAAGACCGCCCTCGAGAACGGCGACATGGTGAACGTGCTCCTGGACTGGAGAGAATCCCTCCCGCACCCGGACGAGCGCGTGGAGTACGAGTTCTGGACCAACAGCAACGACGAGTGCGGCGCGAAATGCGACATGCAGATGAGCTTCGTCCGGGACTTCCGCGGCGTGGCGCAGGTGCTGGAGCAGCGCGGCTACACCCAGTTCGCGCCGCACTACATCACCTGGTACTGCCCGGAGGCCTTCGTCCTGAGCGCGCAGTGCCGGTCGCAGTGCATCAACCACGGCCGCTACTGCGCCCCCGACCCCGAGCAGGACTTCACCACCGGGTATGATGGGAAGGATGTCGTGGTGCAGAACTTGATCCAGATTTGCCTCTTCAAGGTCGCCAACGAGAGCCGCAAGCCGTGGCTGTGGTGGGACTATGTGCACGACTTCGCCATCCGGTGCCCCATGAAGGAGAAGAAGTACACCACCGATTGCGCTCATGGTGTCATCAAGTCCCTTG GGATGGACATTGACAAGATTACCCAGTGCGTTGGAGACCCCGACGCCGATGAGGACAACCCGGTGCTCAAAGCAGAGCAAGATGCTCAA ATCGGTCATGGTGCTCGAGGGGATGTTACCATACTGCCGACTTTCGTCGTCAATAACAGACAGTACAGAG GGAAACTGGATAAAAGGGCGGTGCTACGAGCGATATGCTCGGGATTTGAGGAGACGACCGAACCCGATATCTGTTTGACTCAGG ACATACAAACAAATCAGTGCTTGGAAAACAATGGAGGTTGCTGGCTGGACAAAAATACTAATTTCACTGCGTGCAAG GATACCTTCCGTGGGCGGGTTTGCGAGTGCCCGGTTGTCAATGGCGTCAAGTTCGTTGGCGACGGGTACACCCACTGTGAAG CTTCTGGTGTTGGCCGATGCCAAATCAACAACGGAGGCTGCTGGAAGGAGACCAGGAACGGCAAGTCTGTCTCCGCGTGCTCG AATGAGCAAGCTAAGGGCTGCAAATGTCCGCAAGGCTTCAAGGGTGACGGCGTACACGGTTGCGAAG ACGTTGATGAATGCAAAGAGAGGCTCTTCTGCCAGTGCAAGGACTGCAGCTGCGAGAACACATGGGGAAGCTACGAGTGTGGCTGCGGTGGTAGCAACATGCTGTACATGAGAGAGCATGACACTTGCATCA GCAAAGTCGCGACTTCGTCGGTGGGATGGGGGTTCATGTGGGTTATCTTCTTCGGCCTCGGTTTCGCGGGAGTTGGAGCATACGCCGTCTACAAATATCGGCTACGG AGCTACATGGATTCAGAGATCCGCGCGATCATGGCTCAGTACATGCCGCTGGAGAACCAGGAGACGTCGAGCCACCAACGGCACGTGGACCACGCCGACATCTGA
- the LOC119362399 gene encoding ubiquinol-cytochrome c reductase complex 6.7 kDa protein-like, producing MALPASSSTLSRFLSSRRIQPTDVTALATWGIFAGSAAIYLVQPFDWIKKTFFEKPEPEA from the exons ATGGCTCTCCCGGCGTCCAGCTCCACCCTCTCCCGCTTCCTCTCCTCCCGCCGCATCCAGCCCACGGACGTCACCGCCCTCGCCACCTGGGGCATCTTCGCCGGCAGCGCCGCCATCTACCTCGTCCAG CCATTTGACTggatcaagaaaaccttcttcgagAAGCCCGAGCCTGAGGCATAA